The sequence CGAGCTGAGCCTGTCGGGAGAGATCGCCTTTCGCGTCGAATTCGGAGAGCACCTTCCACCACCGGCGACCCGCTACTTCCGCGGCCCCGTCCTCACCTTCTTTGATGGACGAAGCTGGCGACCGGGCCCGCCCTCCGGGGCGCGCATCGCGACCGTTCGGCCTACGACGGACTACGTCGTGACCCTGGAACCCAACCAGCAGCGATGGCTGCTCGGCCTGGAGCAGCCAGTGCCCGCGCCCGACCAGATCCTCACCGCCGAGGGCGTACTCATGGCGCGGGAGCCAATCCGCAGCCGAGTCCGCCTGCACCTGCAATCGCATCCGGGCGACCGGTTGGTCACAGAGGAGACGGAAGCGCATCTGCGCGCCGCGCGCGCGCTGCCCCAGGGCTTCAATCCGCGCGCGCTGGCCCTGGGCCGCCAGATAGCGGATCAGAACGTCAGCGATCCGGCCAGGCTCGAGGCGATCAAGGACTTCCTGCGGCGCGGCGACTTTGCCTACACGCTGAGCCCGCCGTTGCTGGGGCGCGATACCGCGGACGATTTCCTGTTCAAGACCCGCCACGGTTTCTGCGAACATTTCGCCTCCGCTTTCGTGGTGCTTGCGCGCGCGGCGGGATTGCCTGCCCGGGTCGTCGCGGGTTACCAGGGGGGAGAACTCAACGCGGTGGACCGCACGCTTGTGGTTCGACAATCGGACGCCCACGCCTGGGCCGAAGTGTGGCTCGGAGACGCCTGGCAGCGTGTCGATCCCACCGCGATCGCCGCGCCGCGCCGTATCGACGGCGGCCTCCTCGAAGCCCTTCCCGACACCGACGCGCTGCCCTATCTGGTGCGCACGGACTCAGCCTGGATGCGTGCCCTGCGCGATCGGGCAGAAGCCGTCGCGCACGCGTGGAACACCTGGGTGCTGGGCTACGACGCCCAGCGTCAGCGTAGCTTCATGCAGCAGCTCGGGTTCTCGGTGGACGACTGGCGCACGGTGATCTACCTGCTGGGCGGGGCCGCGATCCTCTGGCAAGGTCTGATTCTCGCCCCGCACTTCGTCCGGCTGCAACGGCGACCGCGAGCCGAACGCGCCTGGCGTCGCGTGCAAAAACGCCTGGCACGCCACGGTATCGAGCAGGGATCCGGCGAGGGTGCGATAAGCTTTGCGGCTCGCGCCGGCGCGCTCGACAGCAGGCTTGGAACCGGCTTGGACTCCCTCGCTGCCGCCTACTCCCGGCTATGCTTTGGCCCCTCGCCCGACGAGGCCGCCCTCAGATCCTTCGAGAGACAGATTTCTTCATGGCTTTCCGCACCCTC is a genomic window of Niveibacterium sp. SC-1 containing:
- a CDS encoding DUF3488 and transglutaminase-like domain-containing protein → MIANEDRSATQWITAAVAITLLPLLPALTLPLAAFALVPLIWQAWRLWRRPAAMPPRPVLLLLAVGAAAATGLQYGSMFGRLPGLAVLAVLVGLKLLESRTRRDAHVAVQLCFFLQLGYFLIEQSALTAVLAACSCLLCIAALLRVEQHGLSLRRALSGSGRLLLWAAPLAAALFVLFPRLDRPLWGLPADAFSASSGLSDTMSPGSISELSLSGEIAFRVEFGEHLPPPATRYFRGPVLTFFDGRSWRPGPPSGARIATVRPTTDYVVTLEPNQQRWLLGLEQPVPAPDQILTAEGVLMAREPIRSRVRLHLQSHPGDRLVTEETEAHLRAARALPQGFNPRALALGRQIADQNVSDPARLEAIKDFLRRGDFAYTLSPPLLGRDTADDFLFKTRHGFCEHFASAFVVLARAAGLPARVVAGYQGGELNAVDRTLVVRQSDAHAWAEVWLGDAWQRVDPTAIAAPRRIDGGLLEALPDTDALPYLVRTDSAWMRALRDRAEAVAHAWNTWVLGYDAQRQRSFMQQLGFSVDDWRTVIYLLGGAAILWQGLILAPHFVRLQRRPRAERAWRRVQKRLARHGIEQGSGEGAISFAARAGALDSRLGTGLDSLAAAYSRLCFGPSPDEAALRSFERQISSWLSAPSSTS